The genomic segment CTCGTCTTCCTCCTCGTCCAGTTGGGCGCGCTGGCGCTCGTCCCCACGTTCTACGACGCGGGCTACCAGACCGTCGAGGACCCCACCGACCCGACGAACAGCCTCGTCTACATCGGCGCCATCCTCGTCGCCACCGCCGTCATGCTCGCGGCGTTCAAGTACGACTTCGACTGGGCCGTCCGCGCCCTCGTCGTCGTCACCAGCGGGATGCTCTCGTGGTACGTCTTCTCGGTGTTCCTCCCCGGTCTCGTCGCCGTCGGCGCGGCCCTCGTCGTCGCCGGCGCACTGGTCGCGTACCCCGAGTGGTACGTCATCGACACCGCGGGCGTGCTGATGGGCGCCGGCGCGGCGGCCCTGTTCGGCATCAGTTTCGGTCTCCTCCCGGCCGTGGTCCTCCTGACAGTCCTCGCCGTCTACGACGCCATCAGCGTCTACGGCACCGAACACATGCTCGACCTCGCCGAGGGCGTGATGGACCTCAACATCCCCGTCGTCCTCGTCATCCCGACCACGCTGTCGTACTCGCTGCTCGACGACGACTTCGCGGACGCGAACGACGTCCACGAGGACGACGCGGACGCCGCGGCCGCGACCCCCGCCGGTGATTCCGTCGAATCCGCGGCCGGGACGGGCGGCGACGACGAACCCGCGGCCGCCGCCGACGGCGACGCCGCCCCGGACGAGGACGGCGTCCGCGACGCCTTCTTCATCGGACTGGGTGACGCCGTGATGCCCACCGTGATGGTCGCCAGCGCCGCGTTCTTCCTCCCGAAGACGCTCGCCC from the Halogeometricum rufum genome contains:
- a CDS encoding presenilin family intramembrane aspartyl protease PSH, whose translation is MRTRVAFGIGLATLVFLLVQLGALALVPTFYDAGYQTVEDPTDPTNSLVYIGAILVATAVMLAAFKYDFDWAVRALVVVTSGMLSWYVFSVFLPGLVAVGAALVVAGALVAYPEWYVIDTAGVLMGAGAAALFGISFGLLPAVVLLTVLAVYDAISVYGTEHMLDLAEGVMDLNIPVVLVIPTTLSYSLLDDDFADANDVHEDDADAAAATPAGDSVESAAGTGGDDEPAAAADGDAAPDEDGVRDAFFIGLGDAVMPTVMVASAAFFLPKTLAPSLGVPGLPALTLPALTAMLGTFAGLFALLALVLKGRAHAGLPLLNGGTIGGYLIGATLSGVPVLTALGL